A section of the Arabiibacter massiliensis genome encodes:
- a CDS encoding carboxylate--amine ligase, with product MTASTPRIASAADVARRLQPVVVGGDILAYSYVRELHRAYGIERTIVLAAHDIKMLSTSRFTDYRLEPNVHDPEGLYTALERVAAEVRAADPERMLLVLGCDDCHARMLSSGKLRLEAAGYTVPYIDFDLLDDITQKRRFYELCEELSIPYPLTWYFSCGPDGPDELPVHDFPYPLIAKPSNSAQFQEATIEGWRKIYEIDSPEELAQVWRSIRTSDYDNELVLQDFIPGGDDAIRTLTTFSDATGEMRVVSGGVVCLQDHDPTALGNPLCIMGEREQAIIDGARKFLARTGYRGFANFDIKHDERDGSFRFFEVNTRCGRNTYYMSLGGQNFVELIVREFILGEAIEPHEAYTPFVYSCVPRYVLDRSMENRARLQQALDVLRRTPEPYPLHYAPDSFLHNFWASVMHVNQIPKFKRFYWDTDGKQLK from the coding sequence ATGACCGCATCAACCCCCCGCATCGCCTCCGCCGCCGACGTGGCGCGCCGCTTGCAGCCCGTCGTGGTGGGCGGCGACATCCTCGCCTACAGCTATGTGCGCGAGCTGCACCGCGCGTACGGCATCGAGCGCACCATCGTGCTAGCCGCGCACGACATCAAGATGCTCTCGACCAGCCGCTTCACCGACTACCGCCTGGAGCCGAACGTCCACGACCCGGAAGGCCTCTACACGGCGCTCGAGCGCGTGGCCGCCGAGGTGCGCGCGGCCGACCCGGAGCGCATGTTGCTGGTGCTCGGCTGCGACGACTGCCACGCGCGCATGCTCTCGTCGGGCAAGCTGCGCCTCGAGGCCGCCGGCTACACGGTGCCCTACATCGACTTCGATCTGCTCGACGACATCACACAGAAGCGCCGCTTCTATGAGCTCTGCGAGGAACTGTCCATCCCCTACCCGCTCACCTGGTACTTCTCGTGCGGCCCGGACGGCCCCGACGAGCTGCCGGTGCACGACTTCCCCTACCCGCTCATCGCGAAGCCGTCGAACTCGGCGCAGTTCCAGGAAGCCACCATCGAGGGCTGGCGCAAGATCTACGAGATCGACTCGCCCGAGGAGCTGGCCCAAGTATGGCGCAGCATCCGCACGTCGGACTACGACAACGAGCTGGTGCTGCAGGACTTCATCCCCGGCGGCGACGACGCCATCCGCACGCTCACCACGTTCTCGGACGCGACCGGCGAGATGCGCGTCGTGTCCGGCGGCGTCGTGTGCCTGCAGGACCACGACCCCACCGCGCTGGGGAACCCGCTCTGTATCATGGGCGAGCGCGAGCAGGCCATCATCGACGGCGCACGGAAGTTCCTGGCACGCACGGGCTACCGCGGCTTCGCGAACTTCGACATCAAGCACGACGAGCGCGACGGGAGCTTCCGCTTCTTCGAGGTGAACACGCGCTGCGGCCGCAACACCTACTACATGAGCCTCGGCGGCCAGAACTTCGTCGAGCTCATCGTGCGCGAGTTCATCCTCGGCGAGGCCATCGAGCCGCACGAGGCATACACCCCGTTCGTCTACTCCTGCGTGCCGCGCTACGTGCTCGACCGCTCCATGGAGAACCGCGCGCGCCTGCAGCAGGCCCTCGACGTGCTGCGCCGCACGCCCGAGCCCTACCCTCTGCACTACGCGCCCGACTCGTTCCTGCACAACTTCTGGGCGAGCGTCATGCACGTGAACCAGATCCCCAAGTTCAAGCGCTTCTACTGGGACACCGACGGCAAGCAGCTGAAGTAG
- the secE gene encoding preprotein translocase subunit SecE has translation MAKKSKTQRAKASAARAARKEQARQEEIAAAEAKKNAAEATATEAPKKRLFKKTEKTEASAGDGKQAKIQKAPEKKVEKAPEKKPKKRRFGFLKDVRLEMKRVTWPTKQDVLRWSVVVVVALLFFGVYVALLDNVVITPLLVAISGLGA, from the coding sequence ATGGCGAAGAAATCAAAGACCCAGCGAGCGAAGGCCTCTGCCGCGCGCGCCGCCCGCAAAGAGCAGGCGCGCCAGGAGGAGATCGCCGCCGCCGAGGCGAAGAAGAACGCCGCCGAGGCCACTGCGACCGAAGCGCCCAAGAAGAGGCTCTTCAAGAAGACCGAGAAGACCGAGGCGTCCGCCGGCGACGGCAAGCAGGCGAAGATCCAGAAGGCACCTGAGAAGAAGGTCGAGAAGGCCCCCGAGAAGAAGCCCAAGAAGCGCCGTTTCGGCTTCCTCAAGGACGTGCGCCTCGAGATGAAGCGCGTGACGTGGCCGACGAAGCAGGACGTGCTGCGCTGGAGCGTGGTCGTGGTCGTGGCGCTGCTGTTCTTCGGCGTGTACGTGGCCCTGCTCGACAACGTCGTCATCACGCCGTTGCTGGTCGCGATTTCCGGTTTGGGGGCGTAA
- the rplA gene encoding 50S ribosomal protein L1, translating to MKQTKNFRAAVEKVGEGIYAPYEAFALVKDASFAKFDETVSVDFRLGIDTRQADQQLRGTVSLPNGSGKTVRVAVFAEGEAARAAEEAGADIVGTDELVQQIQAGEFNFDAAVATPDQMGKVGRLGKILGPRGLMPNPKLGTVTNDVAKAINELKGGRVEYRADRYGIAHVILGKVSFTAEQLAENYGAVYDEILRMKPSAAKGRYVKSVTVSSTMGPGVKVDSGVTRNYTEPTAE from the coding sequence ATGAAGCAGACCAAGAACTTCCGTGCCGCCGTCGAGAAGGTGGGCGAGGGTATCTACGCCCCCTATGAGGCGTTCGCGCTGGTGAAGGACGCGTCGTTCGCCAAGTTCGACGAGACGGTGAGCGTCGACTTCCGTCTGGGCATCGACACCCGCCAGGCCGACCAGCAGCTCCGCGGCACCGTGAGCCTGCCGAACGGCTCGGGCAAGACCGTGCGCGTGGCCGTGTTCGCCGAGGGTGAGGCCGCCCGCGCCGCCGAGGAGGCCGGGGCCGACATCGTGGGCACCGACGAGCTCGTGCAGCAGATCCAGGCCGGCGAGTTCAACTTCGACGCCGCTGTGGCCACGCCCGACCAGATGGGCAAGGTAGGCCGCCTCGGCAAGATCCTCGGCCCCCGCGGCCTCATGCCGAACCCCAAGCTCGGCACCGTCACCAACGACGTGGCGAAGGCCATCAACGAGCTCAAGGGCGGCCGCGTGGAGTACCGCGCCGACCGCTACGGCATCGCGCACGTCATCCTCGGCAAGGTGAGCTTCACCGCCGAGCAGCTGGCCGAGAACTACGGCGCCGTCTACGACGAGATCCTGCGCATGAAGCCGTCTGCCGCTAAGGGCCGTTACGTGAAGTCCGTCACCGTGTCCTCGACGATGGGCCCCGGCGTGAAGGTGGACTCCGGCGTGACCCGCAACTACACGGAGCCGACCGCCGAGTAG
- a CDS encoding C40 family peptidase: MSEHSIALDRRAFLGGAALLGVASLVAPSAAFAETAAEKQAEADAVRNQLVGLQADLEAAADNYYKAIEEQDAAKAAMEAEQAKIDDANEKIAAHQEQLSTRARSMYRSGSSTFLDFVLGASSFSEFTQNWDLLNKMNAQDSAMVDETKTLREDLQAAKDEFQRQEQIAADKAAEAKAIQDEVQAKVANATELVSSLDAEAQELLAQEQAAAAAAAAAKAQAEAEAAAAAEAAAAAAQQSTPSSSYTPSPSPSPVYPSGGGGGGSVGSYDSVVGYAMSRIGCPYVWAAEGPDAFDCSGLVTWAYRQVGIELPHQSESQYAAASRVVSVSEARPGDVLWRYGHVGIACNYGGTHYVHAPTFDAYVRDTDPLSWAQFTNALQF, from the coding sequence ATGAGCGAGCATTCAATCGCACTCGATAGGCGGGCGTTTCTTGGCGGGGCCGCTCTGCTCGGCGTCGCTTCCCTGGTGGCTCCTTCCGCGGCGTTCGCGGAAACCGCTGCCGAGAAGCAGGCCGAGGCGGACGCCGTTCGCAACCAGCTCGTCGGCTTGCAGGCCGACCTCGAGGCCGCTGCCGACAACTACTACAAAGCTATCGAAGAGCAGGACGCCGCGAAGGCGGCCATGGAGGCCGAGCAGGCCAAGATCGACGACGCTAACGAGAAGATCGCCGCGCATCAGGAGCAGCTCTCCACGCGCGCCCGCAGCATGTACCGCTCCGGGTCGTCCACCTTCCTCGACTTCGTCCTGGGAGCGTCCTCCTTCTCCGAGTTCACGCAGAACTGGGACCTGCTCAACAAGATGAACGCCCAGGATTCCGCGATGGTCGACGAGACGAAGACCCTGCGCGAGGATCTGCAGGCCGCCAAGGACGAGTTCCAGCGCCAGGAGCAGATCGCCGCGGACAAGGCCGCCGAGGCCAAGGCCATCCAGGACGAGGTGCAGGCCAAGGTGGCCAACGCCACCGAGCTGGTGAGCTCGCTCGACGCCGAGGCGCAGGAGCTCCTCGCGCAGGAGCAGGCCGCGGCCGCCGCCGCTGCCGCCGCCAAGGCGCAGGCCGAGGCCGAGGCAGCCGCAGCCGCCGAGGCAGCCGCAGCCGCGGCGCAGCAGAGCACGCCTAGCAGTTCGTACACGCCCAGCCCCAGCCCTTCGCCGGTCTATCCGAGCGGCGGCGGTGGCGGTGGCTCCGTCGGCTCCTACGACTCGGTCGTGGGCTACGCCATGAGCCGCATCGGCTGCCCGTACGTGTGGGCCGCCGAGGGCCCGGACGCCTTCGACTGCTCCGGCCTCGTCACCTGGGCCTACCGCCAGGTGGGCATCGAGCTTCCGCACCAGAGCGAGTCGCAGTACGCCGCGGCCTCCCGCGTCGTGTCGGTGTCCGAGGCGCGTCCCGGCGACGTGCTCTGGCGCTACGGCCATGTGGGCATCGCCTGCAACTACGGCGGCACGCACTACGTGCACGCCCCCACCTTCGACGCCTACGTGCGCGACACCGATCCGCTGTCGTGGGCTCAGTTCACGAACGCGCTCCAGTTCTAA
- a CDS encoding DNA-deoxyinosine glycosylase: MEPARVRHEIEPVFDERSRVLVLGTMPSPASRAAGFYYSHPQNRFWRVLAALFGEPEPEGSEARAAFALAHGIALWDVLASCDIAGASDASIARPVPNDLARIARTAPLEAVFTTGAKAGALYRRLCAGMLPGIPHVQLPSTSPANARMRTADLVAAYRPLKDAIDGRQGREKEK; this comes from the coding sequence ATGGAGCCCGCGCGCGTGCGCCACGAGATAGAGCCCGTGTTCGACGAGCGCTCGCGCGTGCTCGTCCTGGGCACCATGCCCTCGCCGGCCTCTCGCGCGGCGGGGTTCTACTACAGCCACCCGCAAAACCGCTTCTGGCGCGTGCTTGCCGCGCTCTTCGGCGAGCCCGAGCCCGAGGGCTCCGAAGCGCGCGCCGCGTTCGCGCTCGCTCACGGCATCGCGCTCTGGGACGTGCTCGCCTCCTGCGACATCGCCGGCGCGTCGGATGCGAGCATCGCGCGCCCCGTGCCCAACGACCTCGCCCGCATCGCGCGCACGGCGCCCCTCGAGGCCGTGTTCACCACCGGGGCGAAGGCCGGCGCGCTCTACCGGCGCCTCTGCGCGGGCATGCTGCCGGGCATCCCGCACGTGCAGCTGCCCTCCACGAGCCCCGCCAACGCGCGCATGCGCACGGCCGACCTCGTGGCCGCCTACCGACCGCTCAAAGACGCCATCGATGGGCGTCAGGGTCGAGAAAAGGAGAAGTAG
- a CDS encoding SPFH domain-containing protein, with protein sequence MSVEKVARASDGTSVEKAIHVRSGWPMLALTLVLSAVLVAAIVVGALMLPPDGVPLTTPIHALGVVLLVVGIVGVCVGPLLLLMGFFTIQPNQARVLILFGDYKGTVRDEGFHWANPFYSKKSGYTMVDGKAAALSTKLSLRARTYNGEHLKVNDKCGNPIEIADVIVWRVENTAKALFDVDDYNSYVHTQSETALRHVATTYAYDQMPGEPEGEITLRSNIEEVSAALKEELALRLEKAGVVIDDARLTHLAYAPEIAQAMLRRQQADAVIAAREKIVQGAVGMVEMALAELSAKQVVDLDDERKAAMVSNLMVVLCGESDAQPVLNTGTLYQ encoded by the coding sequence ATGTCCGTGGAGAAGGTCGCCCGCGCCAGCGACGGAACGTCCGTCGAGAAGGCCATCCATGTGAGGAGCGGCTGGCCCATGCTTGCGCTCACCCTGGTGCTGAGCGCCGTGCTCGTCGCAGCCATCGTTGTCGGCGCCCTCATGCTGCCGCCCGACGGCGTGCCGCTGACCACGCCGATCCACGCGCTGGGCGTGGTTCTGCTGGTGGTGGGCATCGTAGGCGTGTGCGTGGGGCCCCTGCTGCTGCTCATGGGCTTCTTCACCATCCAGCCGAACCAGGCGCGCGTGCTCATCCTATTCGGCGACTACAAGGGCACCGTGCGCGACGAGGGCTTCCACTGGGCGAACCCGTTCTACTCGAAGAAGTCGGGCTACACGATGGTCGACGGCAAGGCGGCGGCGCTGTCAACGAAGCTGTCGCTGCGCGCCCGCACGTACAACGGCGAGCATCTGAAGGTGAACGACAAGTGCGGCAACCCCATCGAGATCGCCGACGTCATCGTGTGGCGCGTCGAGAACACGGCGAAAGCCCTGTTCGACGTGGACGACTACAACTCCTACGTGCACACGCAGAGCGAGACCGCGCTGCGTCACGTGGCCACCACCTACGCCTACGACCAGATGCCCGGCGAGCCCGAGGGCGAGATCACGCTGCGCAGCAACATCGAGGAGGTGTCGGCGGCCCTCAAGGAGGAGCTGGCCCTGCGCCTGGAGAAGGCCGGCGTGGTCATCGACGACGCGCGCCTCACACACCTGGCCTACGCGCCCGAGATCGCCCAGGCGATGCTGCGTCGCCAGCAGGCCGACGCCGTGATCGCCGCGCGCGAGAAGATCGTGCAGGGCGCGGTCGGCATGGTGGAGATGGCGCTTGCGGAGCTCTCGGCCAAGCAGGTGGTCGACCTCGACGACGAGCGCAAGGCTGCCATGGTGTCGAACCTCATGGTGGTGCTGTGCGGCGAGTCCGACGCCCAGCCCGTCCTCAACACGGGAACGCTCTACCAGTAG
- the nusG gene encoding transcription termination/antitermination protein NusG, whose amino-acid sequence MSKKWYVLHTYSGYENKVKKNLETRIETMGLENNVFGIEIPTEMVTEIKEGGRRVESEKKVFPGYVLVRMELDDRSWAAVRNTPGVTGFVGADGNPAPLTREEYNKMMKVDKKKPGGPRADVITSSIVVGQSVKVVSGPLAEFDGVVSEVSPEANKVKVMVSIFGRETPVELSFDQVAKI is encoded by the coding sequence ATGTCTAAGAAATGGTACGTCCTGCATACGTATTCAGGATACGAGAACAAGGTCAAGAAGAACCTCGAGACGCGTATCGAGACGATGGGCCTCGAGAACAACGTCTTCGGCATCGAGATCCCGACGGAGATGGTCACCGAGATCAAAGAGGGCGGCCGCCGCGTCGAGAGCGAGAAGAAGGTGTTCCCGGGCTACGTGCTCGTCCGCATGGAGCTGGACGACCGCAGCTGGGCCGCCGTGCGCAACACCCCCGGCGTGACCGGGTTCGTGGGCGCCGACGGCAACCCCGCGCCGCTCACGCGCGAGGAGTACAACAAGATGATGAAGGTCGACAAGAAGAAGCCCGGCGGCCCGCGTGCCGACGTCATCACGTCGAGCATCGTGGTGGGCCAGTCGGTCAAGGTGGTGTCCGGCCCGCTCGCCGAGTTCGACGGCGTGGTGTCCGAGGTGTCGCCCGAGGCCAATAAGGTGAAGGTCATGGTGTCCATCTTCGGCCGCGAGACCCCCGTCGAGCTTTCGTTCGACCAGGTGGCCAAGATTTAA
- the rplK gene encoding 50S ribosomal protein L11, producing the protein MAEKKQTGFIKLQIPAGAANPAPPVGPALGAQGVNIMQFCQAFNAQTQDQSGTIIPVEITVYEDKSFTFVCKTPPAAILIKEKLGINSGSGIPQLQPVGTLSEDQLREIAEIKMPDLNANTIEAAMEIIAGTARSMGVRIEGRELKKKYTPSKKLAAMLQGKTLED; encoded by the coding sequence ATGGCTGAAAAGAAGCAAACCGGCTTTATCAAGCTGCAGATCCCGGCCGGCGCCGCGAACCCGGCTCCTCCGGTCGGCCCCGCGCTCGGCGCCCAGGGCGTCAACATCATGCAGTTCTGCCAGGCGTTCAACGCCCAGACGCAGGACCAGTCCGGCACCATCATCCCGGTCGAGATCACGGTGTACGAGGACAAGTCGTTCACCTTCGTGTGCAAGACCCCGCCCGCGGCCATCCTCATCAAGGAGAAGCTCGGCATCAACAGCGGCTCGGGCATCCCGCAGCTGCAGCCGGTCGGCACGCTCTCGGAGGACCAGCTCCGCGAGATCGCCGAGATCAAGATGCCGGACCTCAACGCCAACACGATCGAGGCCGCCATGGAGATCATCGCCGGCACGGCCCGCTCGATGGGCGTGCGCATCGAGGGCCGCGAGCTGAAGAAGAAGTACACGCCCTCCAAGAAGCTCGCCGCCATGCTCCAGGGCAAGACGCTCGAGGACTAA
- the rpmG gene encoding 50S ribosomal protein L33, giving the protein MRTLVTLACTECKRRNYTTKKNKQNNPDRIELKKYCKWCQCHTVHKETR; this is encoded by the coding sequence ATGCGTACGTTGGTCACCTTGGCGTGCACGGAGTGCAAGCGCCGCAATTACACGACCAAGAAGAACAAGCAGAACAATCCCGACCGTATCGAGTTGAAGAAGTACTGCAAGTGGTGCCAGTGCCACACGGTGCACAAAGAGACCCGATAG
- the tuf gene encoding elongation factor Tu → MAKEKFERSKPHVNIGTIGHVDHGKTTLTAAISKTLSENDGSHGTASANFTAFENIDKAPEERERGITISIAHIEYETDQRHYAHVDCPGHADYVKNMITGAAQMDGAILVIAATDGPMAQTREHILLARQVGVPYIVVFLNKCDMVDDEELIELVEMEVRELLDSYEFPGDDTPIIRGSALKALEGDKEWQEKVWELMDAVDSYIPTPERDVDKPFLMAVEDTMTITGRGTVATGRVERGTLHVNDPLEIIGIKETSNTVCTGIEMFRKLLDEAQAGDNIGCLLRGIKREEIVRGQVLCKPGSVTPHTEFEGQVYILTKEEGGRHTPFFDGYRPQFYFRTTDVTGVAHLPEGTEMVMPGDNVTIKGELIHPIAMEEGLKFAIREGGRTLGSGRVTKIFK, encoded by the coding sequence ATGGCTAAGGAGAAGTTCGAGCGTTCCAAGCCGCATGTTAACATCGGCACCATCGGTCACGTCGACCATGGCAAGACGACGCTGACGGCCGCTATCTCGAAGACGCTGTCCGAGAACGACGGCAGCCACGGCACCGCGAGCGCTAACTTCACGGCTTTCGAGAACATCGACAAGGCCCCCGAGGAGCGCGAGCGCGGCATCACGATCTCCATCGCTCACATCGAGTACGAGACGGATCAGCGCCACTACGCCCACGTTGACTGCCCCGGCCACGCCGACTACGTCAAGAACATGATCACCGGCGCGGCGCAGATGGACGGCGCCATCCTGGTCATCGCCGCCACCGACGGCCCCATGGCCCAGACCCGCGAGCACATCCTGCTCGCCCGCCAGGTGGGCGTGCCCTACATCGTGGTCTTCCTCAACAAGTGCGACATGGTCGACGACGAGGAGCTCATCGAGCTCGTCGAGATGGAAGTCCGCGAGCTGCTCGACTCCTACGAGTTCCCGGGCGACGACACCCCGATCATCCGCGGCTCCGCTCTGAAGGCCCTCGAGGGCGACAAGGAGTGGCAGGAGAAGGTCTGGGAGCTCATGGACGCGGTGGATTCCTACATCCCCACGCCGGAGCGCGACGTCGACAAGCCGTTCCTCATGGCTGTCGAGGACACGATGACCATCACCGGCCGCGGCACCGTCGCCACCGGCCGTGTCGAGCGCGGCACGCTGCATGTGAACGACCCGCTGGAGATCATCGGCATCAAGGAGACCTCCAACACGGTCTGCACCGGCATCGAGATGTTCCGCAAGCTGCTCGACGAGGCCCAGGCCGGCGACAACATCGGCTGCCTGCTCCGCGGCATCAAGCGCGAGGAGATCGTCCGCGGCCAGGTTCTCTGCAAGCCCGGTAGCGTGACCCCGCACACCGAGTTCGAGGGCCAGGTCTACATCCTGACGAAGGAGGAGGGCGGCCGCCACACGCCGTTCTTCGACGGCTACCGTCCGCAGTTCTACTTCCGCACCACCGACGTGACCGGCGTGGCGCACCTCCCCGAGGGCACCGAGATGGTCATGCCCGGCGACAACGTGACGATCAAGGGCGAGCTCATCCACCCGATCGCCATGGAAGAGGGCCTGAAGTTCGCTATCCGCGAGGGCGGCCGCACGCTCGGCTCGGGTCGCGTGACGAAGATCTTCAAGTAG
- the map gene encoding type I methionyl aminopeptidase yields MIIKKSKAEVEAMKEAGRVSAMVLREVGAHVRPGVTTLELDELAEALIRAEGGIPAFKGYGGFPGSICASVNEQIVHGIPSRGVVLHDGDIISIDTGAIVDGWVGDNAWTYAVGKISPEKRRLLEVTEQCMWAGVDAARPGNRLGDIGHAVQSIAEAAGFGVVREYVGHGIGRDMHEDPNVPNFGRKHTGVRLEPGMVLAIEPMINLGTHKTRQMPDGWLVCTRDGKPSAHFEKTVAITEDGPVVLTCEEGYRRPVLS; encoded by the coding sequence ATGATCATCAAGAAGTCGAAGGCCGAGGTAGAGGCCATGAAGGAAGCGGGTCGCGTGTCGGCGATGGTGCTGCGCGAGGTAGGCGCGCACGTGCGGCCGGGCGTGACCACGCTGGAGCTCGACGAGCTGGCTGAGGCGCTCATCAGGGCGGAAGGCGGCATTCCCGCGTTCAAGGGCTACGGCGGCTTCCCCGGCTCCATCTGCGCGTCGGTGAACGAGCAGATCGTGCACGGCATCCCCTCGCGCGGCGTGGTGCTGCACGACGGCGACATCATCTCCATCGACACGGGGGCCATCGTGGACGGCTGGGTGGGCGACAACGCCTGGACGTACGCGGTGGGGAAGATCTCGCCCGAAAAGCGTCGCCTGCTCGAGGTGACCGAGCAGTGCATGTGGGCGGGCGTGGACGCGGCGCGGCCCGGCAACCGGCTGGGTGACATCGGGCACGCGGTGCAATCGATCGCCGAGGCGGCGGGCTTCGGCGTGGTGCGCGAGTACGTGGGCCATGGCATCGGCCGCGACATGCACGAGGATCCCAACGTCCCCAACTTCGGCCGCAAGCACACGGGCGTGCGGCTCGAGCCCGGCATGGTGCTGGCTATCGAGCCTATGATCAACCTGGGGACGCACAAGACGCGCCAGATGCCCGACGGCTGGCTCGTGTGCACCCGCGACGGCAAGCCCTCGGCCCACTTCGAGAAGACGGTGGCCATCACCGAGGACGGCCCCGTCGTGCTCACCTGCGAGGAAGGCTACCGCCGCCCCGTTTTGTCATAA
- the asnB gene encoding asparagine synthase (glutamine-hydrolyzing): protein MCGFVGFTAVDYDREANRAIVKDMADRIAHRGPDDEGFFVDDGIAMGFRRLSIIDLEGSHQPMQNASGSVTVTFNGEIYNFQELRAELEALGYEFVTNGDTETIVHGYEAWGTGVFERLRGMFAIAIWDAEAKRLVCARDIFGIKPFYYQHDGARLIYGSEIKAFLAHPAFKKELNREQLPQYLCFEYMNDSQTMFKDVHKLLPGHFMVFEGGQLRTECFYKITYKIDDSKSLDEWADVIVKAFDESVAAHEIADVEIGSFLSGGIDSSLAAYCMGQHAPDIKTFSVGYDIGCEDKLAEIAAQSDFEIKLNELEDAEEFAKWANLPNWQVKVDAQEFLDIVPTEQYHMDEPLGAPSAIPLFFVSRLAREQVKVVQSGEGADELFGGYWIYHDQFEFGKYFRVPRPLRAAAGAIAEKLPPFHGRRFAMRGSGGPEKSYQRASMNYMWDEIPNVLRDYAGPCKPWEWCKPHFDEAAKQDIDIITQTQYVDMVSYMPFDICLKADKMSMSQSLELRVPFLDKKVLDVALQLPTACRVDDNHAKYALRVAASKLGFQKKVANMPKQPFITPLTVWLQTDLYYDRIKEAFTSEAAHEFFNVDYLVQMLDDHKSADFSTVEGRGKLKMMRIWNIYCFLCWYEVFFGKSSEKLAPKTQVA from the coding sequence ATGTGCGGATTCGTGGGATTCACCGCGGTCGACTACGACCGGGAGGCCAACCGGGCCATCGTCAAGGACATGGCCGATCGCATCGCCCATCGCGGACCCGACGACGAGGGCTTCTTCGTGGACGACGGCATCGCGATGGGTTTCCGTCGCCTGAGCATCATCGACCTCGAGGGCTCGCATCAGCCCATGCAGAACGCGAGCGGCTCCGTCACGGTCACGTTCAACGGCGAGATCTACAACTTCCAGGAGCTGCGCGCCGAGCTCGAGGCGCTGGGCTACGAGTTCGTCACGAACGGCGACACGGAGACCATCGTCCACGGCTACGAGGCGTGGGGCACGGGCGTGTTCGAGCGCCTGCGCGGCATGTTCGCCATCGCCATCTGGGACGCCGAGGCCAAGCGCCTCGTGTGCGCCCGCGACATCTTCGGCATCAAGCCGTTCTACTACCAGCACGACGGCGCGCGCCTCATCTACGGCAGCGAGATCAAGGCCTTCCTCGCGCACCCGGCGTTCAAGAAGGAGCTCAACCGCGAGCAGCTGCCGCAGTACCTGTGCTTCGAGTACATGAACGATTCGCAGACCATGTTCAAAGACGTGCACAAGCTGCTGCCCGGCCACTTCATGGTGTTCGAGGGCGGCCAGCTGCGCACCGAGTGCTTCTACAAGATCACGTACAAGATCGACGACTCGAAGTCGCTCGACGAGTGGGCCGACGTCATCGTGAAGGCGTTCGACGAGTCGGTGGCGGCGCACGAGATCGCCGACGTGGAGATCGGCAGCTTCCTGTCCGGCGGCATCGACAGCTCGCTCGCCGCGTACTGCATGGGCCAGCACGCGCCGGACATCAAGACGTTCTCGGTGGGCTACGACATCGGCTGCGAGGACAAGCTGGCCGAGATCGCCGCGCAGTCCGACTTCGAGATCAAGTTGAACGAGCTCGAGGACGCCGAGGAGTTCGCGAAGTGGGCGAACCTGCCGAACTGGCAGGTGAAGGTGGACGCGCAGGAGTTCCTCGACATCGTGCCCACCGAGCAGTACCACATGGACGAGCCGCTGGGCGCGCCCTCCGCTATCCCGCTCTTCTTCGTGAGCCGCCTCGCGCGCGAGCAGGTGAAGGTGGTGCAGTCGGGCGAGGGCGCCGACGAGCTCTTCGGCGGGTACTGGATCTACCACGACCAGTTCGAGTTCGGCAAATACTTCCGCGTGCCGCGCCCCCTGCGCGCCGCCGCGGGCGCAATCGCCGAGAAGCTGCCGCCGTTCCACGGCCGCCGCTTCGCCATGCGCGGCTCGGGCGGGCCGGAGAAGAGCTACCAGCGCGCGTCCATGAACTACATGTGGGACGAGATCCCGAACGTGCTGCGCGACTACGCGGGCCCGTGCAAGCCGTGGGAGTGGTGCAAGCCGCACTTCGACGAGGCGGCGAAGCAGGACATCGACATCATCACGCAGACGCAGTACGTGGACATGGTGAGCTACATGCCCTTCGACATCTGCCTGAAGGCCGACAAGATGTCCATGTCGCAGTCGCTCGAGCTGCGCGTGCCGTTCCTCGACAAGAAGGTGCTCGACGTGGCGCTGCAGCTGCCCACCGCGTGCCGCGTGGACGATAACCACGCGAAGTACGCGCTGCGTGTGGCCGCGAGCAAGCTCGGCTTCCAGAAGAAGGTGGCGAACATGCCCAAGCAGCCGTTCATCACGCCTCTCACCGTGTGGCTGCAGACCGATTTGTACTACGACCGCATCAAGGAGGCGTTCACGAGCGAGGCCGCGCACGAGTTCTTCAACGTGGACTACCTCGTGCAGATGCTCGACGACCACAAGAGCGCTGACTTCTCCACGGTGGAGGGCCGCGGCAAGCTCAAGATGATGCGCATCTGGAACATCTACTGCTTCCTGTGCTGGTACGAGGTGTTCTTCGGGAAGTCGAGCGAGAAGCTGGCACCGAAGACCCAGGTGGCGTAG